In Candidatus Thermoplasmatota archaeon, the genomic stretch GAGATGCGACCGCGCTCGATCTCGACCTTCTCGTCGAGGTCCGCGGGAGGAGGCGGCCGCGGTCGCGGCGCCCGGATGAACGACGTTTCCACGCGGCGGCGACGACGCGCCGACGGCCCGCCGGTCGCCGCGGGGGTCACCTCCCCCACGATGGCGCTCTGCACGAGGATGCCGCCCACGAGGAGAGCGATGATGAAGAGCCCGCCCGCCATGAGGAAGAGCGCGCCACGGTACGAGGGCGCGAAGCCGACGTGCGACTGGATCCATTCCCAGATCCCGGAGAGGATCGCGGCCGCGTCCGTCACCTGCGACGCCTCCCGAGCGCGGCCGCGGCGAGGCTCGCGAGGGCCATCCCGAGGATCGGGCCGAGCGCCCAATCGGGCACGGAGCGCGCGCTCGCCTCCGCGGATTCGCGTACGCGGCCCGCAGCGTCCTCCGCGCGGATCTTGTAGAAGACCACCGCGAAACCGGGATAGGGACCGAGCTCGACCGCGTACGTCCCGTCCCCCACGTGCTCCATCGGACGCGTGACCCAGCCCGCGGACTTCACGCGGTACGTGAGGCTCACCGTCACGGGGACCCCGCCGTGGGTCGTGACGTCCGCGAGGATCTTCACGCTCGGGCCGTTCGTCTCCGACCGCAGGTTCGTGAGGCTCGGCGACGAGCGCTCGCGGGGGTCCGTCCAGAGGTCGCGCAGGCGCGCGTAGGCGGCGCGGGGCGCCCGAGCCGTCTCGTCGTCCCGGTCGAGCCGGGCGATGCCGAACCAGTCCTCGCTGTATCCGCCGTCCGGAAGCTTCGACGCGCCTTCGAGCGGGCGCCAGTCGAGGCCCTCGTCCTGGACGAGCGCGCTCCCCGATTTCCACCACGCGTCCGTCCATTCATGGACCACGCCGCCGGACACGGGTCCCCCGGCCGAGGCTTTCGCGATCTCGTCCCACGCCATCGCGAGAAGGTCCGCCTGGAGCGTCTCGCGCTCGCGCTTGTCCTTCGAGTCCCAAGCGTCGAAGCCGAAGTCCGAAACGAGAAGGGTGCGCCCCGGCAGCTTCGCCGCGAGCGTCCCGAACAGGCCGCTCCAGCTCGTCGATTCGGGCGCATAGTGGCCGATCGCGTAGGCGTCCACGCGCGTGGCATGCGAGACGAACGCGTCGAGGTGCGCGAGATCGGTCTCCGCCGTCGCCACCGGGTGGTTCGGGTCCCGGTGGTGGAGAAGCCCCGCAACCTCGTCGAGCAGCGTGTACCACGACTCGACCTCCGCACGGTCCGGCAGCCACCGCGGCACGCCGCTCCCGATCATCCACAGGAGGACCGCGGGATGGTCGCGGTGACAATCCGCAAGCGTCGTCGCTTCGAGGCGCGTCCGCGCGCGGACTTCGGGGTCCGCCGGGTCGAGGCCGCGCGGTCCCGCGATGCCGAGGATGACCTTGAGGTCGTGCGCGGCGGCCGCGTCCAGGAATCGCTTGACGCCTTCGCAATCGGGCGGCGTCGCCACGAGACGCAGCGTGTTCGCGCCCATGGCCTTGATGAGCCGGAGGTCGTGGTGGTAGTGCTCCGGATGGTAGAGGAAGCTCCAGCCCCGGTCGCGACGCAATGGATCGAGCCCCGCGGGAACGAGACCGTACACGACGCCCTTGACGAGGAACGGCTCGCCGTCGACGGTGAGGCCGAAGGGCGTCGCCCGGACAACGGCGGGGGCGCCGAGATCGGGGCTCGCGAAGAGATCGCTCGGACCTTCGACGCGCTCGAGGCAACCGGCGAAAGGCCCCAGGAGGAGGGCCGCCAGGATGACCCAGATCGGTCGCATGGCCCTCGGGTTGCGACCGCGCTCGCGCCGGGGTGGGCTTTCTGGTACGGTGCGCGAACGTTTTCCGCGATCCGTACCAGAGCCCTCATGGCCCGGCCGCCCGCCGGACCCTCGGCGATCACGGATGAAAGCGGTGCTCATGGCCGGCGGCGGAGGGAATCGTCTGAGGCCCATCACCGCGACCCGACCGAAGCCGTTCGTCCCGGTCGGCGGCCGTCCGGTGGTCGAGTACGTCCTCGACGCCCTTGGCGCCGCGGGCATCCGCGACATCATCCTCACGACCAGCTACAGGCCGCAGGATCTCCTCGAGCACCTGGGCGGCGGGGACGAACGCGGGCAGACGCTCTTCTACTCGGTCGAGGACCGGCCCAGGGGAACCGCCGGCGGCGTCAAACGCGTCGGCGGCCTTCTCGGGAACGAGGCCTTTCTCGTCGCCTCCGGCGACGTCTTCGCCGACCTCGACCTCGCGGGGCTCATCGCCCATCATCGGAAGTCGGGGGCGCTCGCGACCATGGGCCTCGCGCGGGTCGATGACCCGACGCCCCACGGCATCGTCGATGTCGCGGCTGACGGACGCGTCGCGGGCTTCGTGGAGAAACCATCGCGCGCCGACGCCTTGACCGACCTCGCAAGCGCGGGGTTCTACGTCCTCGAGCCGGAGGTCCTCGATCTCGTTCCCAGCGATCGGAGCTTCGATTTCGCGGGGGATCTCTTTCCCCTCCTGCTCGAGCGCGGCGAATCGCTCCATGCGTGCGAGATGGCCGGAGGTTGGATCGACATCGGGCGTCCCGCGGACCTCGTCCGAGCGACCAGCCTCGTCGCGGAACGGGCGGGAGGCGCCATCGTCGATCCTTCCGCCCACGTCCCGCACGACGTCGTCCTCGACCGCTCCGCGATCCATGCGCGCGCGACGCTCGGCAACGCCGTCATCGCCCGGCGGTCGATCGTGCTAGAGGACGCGAGTGTGGACCGAGGAGCGATCCTCGACGGAAGCATCGTCGGCGCCGGAGCGCGCATCGGCCGCGGCGCGCGGCTCACGGGATGCTTCCTGGGAGACGGCGCGATCGTCGCGCCTGGCGCGGTTCTGAACGACCTGAAACTCGACGTCGCGCAGTCCGTCCCCTTCCTCTGACGGAGGTTCGACGTGGAAGACGCAGGTCCCGTCGCCGAGCGCCGCGCAAGCGCGTTCGCGCACGACGAGCGCGGAGCTTCGGGCGAGGCGTCCGAGCGCCGTTTCCAGGTAGCCCTCGGCGAAGGCGCAATCCGCGTGGTCGTGCACGCGCATCCGGTCGAGGCCGATCACGATGCGTCCCGTCTCGTGGCTGTGGCTCGCGCGCGACGACGTGTGACGTTCGAGAAGCTCGAGCGTCTCGTCGAGGGAGGCGGGCGCGTCCGACCGCCCGCGCCGCGCGCCCGCGTCTCGCGCCGCCTTCCGCTCGGCCTCGCTCGCCTTGAGCAGCGCGGGGTCGATGCGCGGATAGGCTGGATCGCGGCTCGCGCGCGGCTTGCGCGCCGTCACGGCCATCGCGACGAGGAGCATGGCGAAGAGGGCGAAGATCGCGGCGACGGCCAGCAGAGGTCCGCTCGGCGTCGGAAGGATCACGCGCGGGGCCCGTGGCCCGTCGCCGATGAGGGCTGTGGTACACCGATCTCACGATCGGGACGAAGGATCTCGGCCGCCACCGAGGCGGGGGTGACGTCCCCCTTGAGGCGGGGGAGGATTTCCGCCGCCTCGTGGAGGCGCTGGGCGCGCTCCTCGGGCGGCCTGTAGTTGACCGTCAGCCAGTATTCCACGAATCGGTCCACGACGACGTCCGCGAAGCTCTCGCGGTACAGCACGAGGGTGCGCGACGCGGTCTGCTCGTCCGTGAGCGAGTAATAGTTCTCGTTCCCCTCCTCGAGGCGCGCCAGGATACCGGTTTCCACCATCTTGTTGAGGTGGAAGGAAAGCGTGCTCCCGCTCACATTGAGGTTGGCGAGCATCTGTCCGTGCGAGAGCGAGGGGGAAAGAAGGAGCAGGACCGCGACATGTCGCGGAACGTCGTGTCTCAGGGCGCTGATGTAGTCCTTCTCGCGCCGTCCGATCTCGTTCGTGACGAAGTACCGTTTGAACCCGCCGTCCTTCCGGACGACCACCATGCCCGCCCGCTCGAGGTAGTCGAGGTGGTAGAGCACCTGGCCGAACGGCATGTCGACCATGCGGGCGATGCCCCTGAGGTGCGTCCCGGGGCGCCGGCGGATGAACTCGAAGATGTTGCGGCGCGTGTCGAGCGCCAGGACGTCCTTCTTCCCCATCGTCGGCCTCGTCAGGTTTCCGAAGCGCGTCGCGGATGAGCGTTCCTCGGGTCCGCGAGGGGGCGAAAGGCCGCAGCGTGCAGGCAGGCTTCGAGGCCCGTACCAACAGCGACAAGCCCGCGGCGGGAGGCCGCGGCTCCGGTGCCCATCAACGCCGAGCGCCTGGCGATGCTCACGACCCTCGGTCTCACGGAGTACCAGGGCCGCGCCTACCT encodes the following:
- a CDS encoding transcriptional regulator, with protein sequence MGKKDVLALDTRRNIFEFIRRRPGTHLRGIARMVDMPFGQVLYHLDYLERAGMVVVRKDGGFKRYFVTNEIGRREKDYISALRHDVPRHVAVLLLLSPSLSHGQMLANLNVSGSTLSFHLNKMVETGILARLEEGNENYYSLTDEQTASRTLVLYRESFADVVVDRFVEYWLTVNYRPPEERAQRLHEAAEILPRLKGDVTPASVAAEILRPDREIGVPQPSSATGHGPRA
- a CDS encoding 4-vinyl reductase — protein: MILPTPSGPLLAVAAIFALFAMLLVAMAVTARKPRASRDPAYPRIDPALLKASEAERKAARDAGARRGRSDAPASLDETLELLERHTSSRASHSHETGRIVIGLDRMRVHDHADCAFAEGYLETALGRLARSSALVVRERACAALGDGTCVFHVEPPSEEGDGLRDVEFQVVQNRARRDDRAVSQEASREPRAAADARSGADDASVEDRSSVHTRVL
- a CDS encoding 4-vinyl reductase, with translation MTDAAAILSGIWEWIQSHVGFAPSYRGALFLMAGGLFIIALLVGGILVQSAIVGEVTPAATGGPSARRRRRVETSFIRAPRPRPPPPADLDEKVEIERGRISGRRVIVSNLDDVLDRMIEADLGEPRILATGPTHKLVRFYDRGGCAASRAFERGFLEAALETVLHRPVEAAEVSCARKGAPACEIEVRY